The Helianthus annuus cultivar XRQ/B chromosome 15, HanXRQr2.0-SUNRISE, whole genome shotgun sequence genomic sequence taaatgtgttttcTGAAACAACTTAAACTTATTAGGTGTTTAAATTTTATACACAATCATATTTTTTATGATAAATTTCTAACTTAATAATACAGAAAGATAAACGTTTTTTAGTTAAACGTGTCGTGCTTGTGGGAATATGCGTATCGTGTTCGAACTCATGTGTCATGAGACGATTTTCATCATGTGTCATGAGACGTTTTAAACAGGGGCGatgctttgaaggggccgggaggggtgcccgacccccgaacttttcggccagtagtgttatatatgtagttttcgtatagaaatttttgggtatatatgttttcggcccctcggttctatagaaatttttgggtatatacgctTTTGACCCCCCCCCCGGTAAAAAACTTCAAGTTTCGCCACTGGTTTTAAAGAATAATGCTAGTCCGGTATGTTTTCATCATTGGACACATTGCTAATACAGTGTTAATTTTCTTACATTCCAGATACCGAGGCCTCACAAGCGCTTATTACCAAGGAACAGTGGGTGCGCTAATCGTGTACGACATCACCCGAAAAGTAACATTTGAAAATGTGGAGCGATGGCTAAGGGAGCTTCGAGAACACATGGAGCAAACCATTGTGGTCATGCTCATTGGCAACAAGGCTGATCTAGGTCACTCACGAGCTGTTCCAACAGACGAAGCCAAGGCGTTTTCAAAAAGAGAGAACATGTTTTTTATGGAAACATCTGCTCTGGAGGCGTTGAATGTCGAAAAAGCTTTCACAGAATTACTGTCACAGATCTATCGCGGTATGAACCGAAAGGCGCTTGGCATGTCTACTGTGAAGAAAGCCGGGTGTTGCTCTACGTGAGCGTTTAGTCAGCCAAAGGTCGAACACCACGAACTAGATACCGTGGCATGTTAATATTCGTGTTATTTGCAACCTTTTTCTTTAGACTTTTTTTTCTTTCTGGCAACAAGATTTAGTTATAATTTATTGAATGCACAAGAATCATATTTGTTGATTTCATATTCGACCCATGTGTTTCATTAACATTTGTGACCACTGAATCATCCGAACCAAGAAAGTTGTCTGGATCTACGGGTAACATATAACCTTTTTTTCATTTTGGAATATGCAATTATGAAAGTGTTATATTTATAAAACATCTTTATTAATTTGAAACTTTAAATACAAAC encodes the following:
- the LOC110913796 gene encoding ras-related protein RABA1g; the protein is MGSFADEDYDELYKVVLIGDSGVGKSNLLSQFSKNEFSHDFKSTIGVDFSNRNIEVDGKIIKAKIWDTAGQERYRGLTSAYYQGTVGALIVYDITRKVTFENVERWLRELREHMEQTIVVMLIGNKADLGHSRAVPTDEAKAFSKRENMFFMETSALEALNVEKAFTELLSQIYRGMNRKALGMSTVKKAGCCST